The genomic interval GGAGCGGCACATGAGCGAGCTCGGACGCCTCGCCACGTCCATCGATCAGGTCATGACCGTGATCAGTGACATCGCGGACCAGACGAACCTTTTGGCGCTCAACGCCGCCATCGAGGCCGCGCGCGCGGGCGACGCGGGCCGGGGTTTCGCCGTGGTTGCGGACGAAGTGCGAAAGCTCGCCGAGAAGACCATGGGCGCGACCCGCGAGGTGGGCGAGACCATCGACGCCATCCAGGGCGCGGCCCAGCGGAACATGGCCTCCATGGGCCAGGCGCTCGACGCCATCAAGAGCGCCGAGAAGCTGGCCGACGAGTCGGGCGGGGCGCTTGGCCGCATCGTCACCCTGGTGGACGAGAGCACGCAGCAGGCCCAGGGCATCGCCACGGCCGCAGAGGAGCAGTCCGCTGCCTCGGAGCAGATCAGCGGTTCGGTGGACGAGATCAGGCGCATGATCGCCGAGATCGCCGACAGCATCCGCGAATCGTCCGCCGCCGTGCACGAAGTCAGCCAGATGGCCGCCGACCTGAACCGGGTCATCTCCGACCTGAACGAGGCCGGACGGGACGCAGCCTAGCGGTCTGAACCGCGTTTATCGGACCGCGCGCTCCCCTTGCCCTTGGACGCCTGGGGGGGTATATCCCCCAAGCGCCGACGGGCCGGGAGCGCGCGGTCCCGCGCTTTTCCCGGAAAGCCGTGCAGGCGCGCAAGGAATCGAAAGGAGTCCCCATGGACAAGGCATACAAAGAGATTGCCCCCAGACTGCGAGCCCTGCGCGAGGCCGTGGGTATGAGCGTGGAGGAAATGGCCCGCGCCGCCGAGATCGACGCGGACGAGGTGCGCCGCTTCGAGTCCGGGCAGCACGAAATCCCGGTCAGCTTCCTCTTCAAGGCCGCCAAGGCCTGCGGCGTGGACACAACGGAACTCATTTCCGGCGCGGGCGCGCACCTGCGCTCCTACTCGGTGGTCAGGAAGGGCGAGGGGCTCGCGGTGGAGCGCCGCGCCACCTACGACTACAAGTCCCTGGCCTATCGCTTCGCGGGCCGTAAGATGGAGCCCTTCCTCGTCACCGTGCCGCCCAAGGAGCCCGGCGAGCTCGACTTCAACGCCCATTCGGGCCAGGAGTTCATCCATGTGATGGAGGGCCGCCTGGAACTGACGCTGGGCGACTCCGTGCTCGTCCTCGAACCCGGCGACAGCCTCTATTTCGACTCCCACGTCCGCCACGCCCTGCGCGGCCTGGACGGCAAGCCCGCCCGCTTCATCGACGTTATCATCTAGGAGAGCAGCGTGACCGCCCGTTATTCCTTCGCCTCACACGAGGAGTTCCTTGCGGAATTCAGCCTGGAGATTCCGGAGAACTACAACTTCGCCTTCGATTTTCTCGACGCGATGGCCCGCATCGAGCCCGAGAAGATCGCCATGGTCCACGTGGACGACCAGGGCGCGCGCCGCGAGTACGACTTCGGCTACTTCGCCGCGCAGTCCGCGCGCCTGGCCAATGCCCTGGCCGCGCGCGGGCTTGCCAGGGGCGACCGGGTGATGCTCGTCCTGCACCGCCGCGTGGAGTTCTGGGTATCCATGCTCGCCCTGCACCGCCTGGGCGCGGTGGCCGTGCCCTCGCCCGCGCTGCTCACGGCCAAGGACATCCAGTTCCGCGTCAACCACGCCGCGATCAAGGCCTGCATCGTGGACCAGGGAGCGGCCGCGCGCGTAA from Alkalidesulfovibrio alkalitolerans DSM 16529 carries:
- a CDS encoding helix-turn-helix domain-containing protein, which codes for MDKAYKEIAPRLRALREAVGMSVEEMARAAEIDADEVRRFESGQHEIPVSFLFKAAKACGVDTTELISGAGAHLRSYSVVRKGEGLAVERRATYDYKSLAYRFAGRKMEPFLVTVPPKEPGELDFNAHSGQEFIHVMEGRLELTLGDSVLVLEPGDSLYFDSHVRHALRGLDGKPARFIDVII